In the genome of Sulfurimonas sp., the window ATAATACTCACCGTCTTCCAATACAACATTACAAGCTGTAAACTCTGTAGCCTTACTTCTTTTTTGGAAATCTTGTGCTAATTTTGCTTCTATAATTTTGTACGGATGTTTCTTACCAAGCATTTTAGACACAAGAGGAAGTCCATAAAGTATAGCTGTTACTGTTGATGAGTAAGCAAAACCAGGAAGTGCAATAATAAACTTATCGCCTTTTTGTGCTACAAGTATATGGCGACCAGGTTTTATAGCTACACCTTTAAAAACAATCTCAGCACCAAGGCGTGGAACTATATCTTTTACAAAATCATAATCACCTACACTAACTCCACCAGTACTTACAAGTATGTCTACACCATCAAGAGCAGATTCAAATGTACGCATAATTTTATCTTTGTCATCACCAACTGTTCCAAGTTGTACAGCTTCAGCTCCTGCTTGCTCAAATAAAGCTGCAAGTGTATAGTTGTTAGAGCTTCTTATTTGCGCCGGATTATCACTTTCCTCTCCAAGGTCAAGTATCTCACTACCAGTTGATATTACACCGACACGAGGTTTAAGTGCTACCTTAACCATAACTTTATTCAACGCTGCCATAACACCAATCTCAGCAAAACCTATCTTTGTACCTTTTTTAATAAGTACATCTCCTGCTTCATAGCTCTCAGCAACAGGACGAACAGATGAGTTTAAAGATACTTTTTCGTTTATGATTATTTTGTCGTCTTCTACAGATACATTTTCTATTTGGATCAGAGTATCTGCACCCTCTGGCATTTTTGAACCTGTAAAGGTCTTAATACACTCTCCGCTGTTTATAACTCTTGTTTCATCTTTTCCTGCTGGATTATCACCTAATATATAGATGCTCTCAAGTTCTTGATCTGCATGCTTAATTGCATAACCATCCATAGATGCTGTCGGGAATCTTGGCTCACTGTATTTTGCGACGATATCTTCAGCTAAAATAGAACCTAAAGAACCGTTAAGAGGAAGATTTTGTGTTTTTGAACTATTTACTTTAAGTAGTTCGAGCATGTTTTGACTTGTTTCATAGTTTAATAAACTCATGACAATAATCCACTCCCTTTTATTGCAGTTGAACGATCTTTTGCATAGATACGTTTACCGTCTTTTAAATCATACTTCCAAATTGGAGCCGATGCTTTAAAATCTTCTACAAATTCGTCTATAAACTCTAGTGCAACTCTTCTCTTAGGTGAAAAAACAGCAGCTATATATGATGATTCATGAAGCATCACATCACCACGAGAATGTGCCATTTTAATGATCGCACCTTTGGCTTTAGCTTTTTGTACCCAGGCTTCATACCATGATTCAAGTATTGGCTCATATACATCAAAACTTAATCCGTCTATGTTATCTTCATCACGGATCGTACCTATAAAAGGAATATATGCACCGTAGTTACTCTTTTCCTCTTCTTTATACCATCTCTCTAGTATTGCAGGCACATCTAAAGATCCGTCGTATAACTCTAACATCTTATCCGCCACATACAGGAGGAAGTAAAGATACTTTATCTCCATCTTTTAATTCTATATCAAGTGAAGAAACCAAAGTGTCGTTTACAGCAACCGCTGAAGTTTTTAACCACTCACTTAACTCTTGATCGTCTTGTAAAATTGTTGCAAGTTCTTTCAGATTTTTTATATCAAGTTCTAATGGTTCTTTTTGTATAGGTCCTAAAAATTCTATTCTTACCATAATAGTTTCCAATTATAATTATTTATTCATGAAATTGTATCAAAAATAAGATTAGCAATGTATAATACAACTTATGGTTTTTGGAAAAATAGAATATTTAAATTTACTTCCCTTTCACGTTTTTATGAAACGATTTACAAAGAGTAGCCAACAACAAATGAGCATGCGCTACTATAGTGGTGTACCTCAAGTTATAAATAAAAAATTTTTAGCCCGCCGTGTAGATGCTGCCTTTATATCGAGTATACGTGCTAGAAAATATAAAACTGTAAACCTAGGAATTATCGCTAGAAAAGAGGTTCAGAGCGTAATAGCAATTCCAAGCAAAACAAATACTAAAGATAAAGCCTCAGCTACTTCAAATATTTTGGTAGATATTTTAGGAGTTGAGGGTGAAGTACTTATAGGTGACAGGGCATTAAGATATTACCTCAGCGGCGGCGACCATATAGATTTGGCCAAGCTATGGAATCAAAAGTATAATCTTCCGTTCGTATTTGCACGACTTAGTTACCACAAAGATAAAAAAACATATAAAAGTATTGAAAAAAACTTTGGTGTAAAACCTATAAAAATACCATCTTACATACTTTCTAGAGCTTCAGAAAGGACAGGTATAAAAGAGAAAGATATACTAGAGTACCTTAAGTGTATATCTTATAAACTGGATAAAAAAGCTGAGCTAGGTTTAAAAGCTTTTTACTCTAAAGTAGATAAGTTAAAGAACTAACTCTTTTAGTCTTTAAACTTATCTCTGATCTCTAAAAAGCTGTCAAGATTTTCAAAGAATATCTCAACCAGCTTTGGATCAAAGTGTTTACCTTTTTCCTCTTCAAATAAATTAAGGATCTTATCTAATTCCCATGCTTGTTTATATACTCTATTAGAACCTAATGCATCAAATACATCTGCAATAGCTGTTATTCTTCCATATATATGGATATCATCAGCTTTTAAACCGTTTGGATAACCGCTACCATCAAATTTTTCATGGTGTTGTCCTGCTACGATAGAGGCTGCTTGCAATATAGGTCTTGTTGAGTGTTTAAGCATCTCATATCCAAGTTCTGCATGAGTCTGCATAATCTCCCATTCCTCAGCATCTAACTTACCAGGCTTTTTAAGTACAGAATCAGGTATCCCTACCTTACCAATATCGTGCATAGGACTGGCTAGTCTTAAAACTTCAGAATCTTTTTCACTAAGTCCATATAAGCTAGCCAATAGTTGTGAGTACTCAGCAACTCTTTTTACATGATTTCCTGTCTCTTTACTTCTTGTCTCACCTATCTCGCCCATCTTATAGATAATCTCTTTTTGAGTATCTTCTAACTCTTGATGTAGATTTATTATCTCACTAATATCGTGCATAAGATGTAAATGTTCAGTTACCTTACCATCTAAGTTAATGATTGGGTATACAAGAGTATCTAAGAAGTAAAGACTTTTATCTTTTGCCACATTTGTAAATACTATAGATACTACCTCTTTATTTTTAAGTCTCTCTATCAACTTATCACAATCACCCATTCTAATATGATTTTCATGGCGTAACTCTCTACAGTTTCTACCAATTAATTCATCTTTTCTATAGCCGCTTAGTTTACAAAACTGCTCATTCGCATACTCTATAATATTATTTGTATCTGTTTTTAAAACTGCTGTAGAACCGTTTATGGCTTCCTCATACTGTTTTGTATAATTTATATTTTCTTCTAAAGACTTGCTTCTATCATCAAGCTGTTCTTTTAAAATCTCTTTATATTTTTCAAGTTCAGTTATATCGTGTCTAATTGCTATATATTCTTTAATTTTTCCATTAACATTTAAAATTGGCATAATATTAGCACTTACCGTGTATGTAGAACCATCTTTTTTTCTATTTGTAATCGTACCTTGCCACATCTTTTTATTTTGTATAGTTGTCCACATATCTTTAAAAGCAGACTTTGGCATAGAAGGCTCTCGAACGATACTATGAGGTTTACCCATCAATTCATCTTTTGTATATCCAGATAGTTTTTCAAAGGCATCATTTACATATGTTATCCTACCTTTTAGATCTGTCTTAGAAACTAAAGTTGTAAGGTCTATTGCTTTATTTAACTGCTCAATAGTTTTTGTTTTTGCTTTACTTTGTTTGTAAAAATATAATATTATCGAGAACAAAATAAGTGAAATAATGAACTTAAAGATCTGTAGTAGCTCAATTTTTTGTATAGTATTATCCTCTCTTATAGAAAAGAAATAACCAACATTTTTCTCATTTACATCAACTATAGGTATAAAGACTATAGTATGTAGTATATGCCCTTTGTCTTTGGCAAATTCTGCAAAAGCGTCTTTTTTATCTATAGATGTTTTAAGTTTTCTGTCTACACCTTTTAAAATACTTTTTAAATCTATATTATCTATATGTGTTGGATTAGCCATTAAATAATCATCATGTCCACAAAACTTATGATAATTGCTGTTTATCTTTTTTTTCAAAACACTTTTAGCTAATTCTGTAGATTTTAAAACTACATTATAGTTGGAATCTAACATGTTTTTCATCTGCTTTAACATTTCAGATGTCTCTATTGAGGCTTCAACACTACCAATATATTTACCTTCTAAAAATATAGGATATATATATCTAAAACCCTCAAAATACCTGCCTATTTCAAATCCAATCTCTTTTTCATGAGTTTTTATAACTTTACGAATACTATTTCTAAAAAGTAAACTGTCTCCATACTTTTCAGGCTTATGAAACCTGATAAAACTATCACCGTTTGCCAAATGAAACTGGAACTGTCCAATTCCTCTTTTTTTAAAATCTTCAAATTTCTTTTTGTAAGATAAATAAAGTTTTTCTCTGTTTTTTTGTTTATTTTTTCCTGCATTTGATTCAGCTAGGATCTGTTTCATAACTTTATCTTCAAACAGCTCATCAAGTAAAGCATCGATTATCTTATCATTAAATAAAATTTTGTCTTTGTACTGAAGCTTTAAATCATATATCTTTTCATCTTTATACATATCCCTTTTTATTGTATATTCCGTATACATTACTACACTTAAAAACAATATACATATTACAAAAACTATATTCTCAATCTTAACTAACCTCAATCTATACCCCCTTTTAAATCTTCTAAAAATTTTTTTAGTAGTTCTATTTGCTTTTTATGTTCTTTTTTCTTTGACTTGTTATCACTCTCTTCTATTTTTAATTTAAGAGATTCTATCTTTTCTTCAATAGTTTTTGTCAGCTTTTCTTTTTTCTTCTGTTCCTTTTCTTGGAACTCTTTTTCCTTGCTAAAAAACTTTTCTACTTTTTTAAACAGTTTCTCTATAGCCATTATCTATGCCTTCCTAATGTTCTGATATCTTTATCATTAATCCAAAGTGTAATAGCTGACTCTATAAGGTTATTCGATATTGTATATGTAAAAGAGTTGTCATTTATAAGTGATGTAGCAGATTTTGAATCTATCTTATGCTCACGGATCAAAGTGTCTATTTTACCGTTTTGTATATAGTCAAAGTGTTGCATATCATTTCTTAGATCTTTTATTTTAGAGACAACATCTAAATCATCACTTAAACTTCTTGCATGATATAAAATATCAATCGTTTTAGCAATATTTTTTCTAAGATTATTATATTCATTTCTAACGAACTCATTTTTTCCGTGAAGATATTTATCTATATTTTTTTGCAACTCTCTTACATCTTTGATAGCTTCAACAATATTTCTACAAGCTGTTTTTAGCCTATAAACTTCATCTTTTTGTTCCGGGTCCATCTCTTCTTGGGCAAGTGTAGCAAAATATAGTATTTCACTATAAAGATTTTTAATATTCTCTTCGTAATATTTATTTATATCTGTATCTATAGTTTCGTTTGATTCCTCTATAACACAAGATATATCATCACTGCCTATATATTTATGACGGTGCAGTGACAAGGCATGAGAGATAACCTCTATTGCATTATCGTAAAGATGTTCTACCTCTTTTTTAACTGCGCTAAA includes:
- a CDS encoding molybdopterin molybdotransferase MoeA, which gives rise to MSLLNYETSQNMLELLKVNSSKTQNLPLNGSLGSILAEDIVAKYSEPRFPTASMDGYAIKHADQELESIYILGDNPAGKDETRVINSGECIKTFTGSKMPEGADTLIQIENVSVEDDKIIINEKVSLNSSVRPVAESYEAGDVLIKKGTKIGFAEIGVMAALNKVMVKVALKPRVGVISTGSEILDLGEESDNPAQIRSSNNYTLAALFEQAGAEAVQLGTVGDDKDKIMRTFESALDGVDILVSTGGVSVGDYDFVKDIVPRLGAEIVFKGVAIKPGRHILVAQKGDKFIIALPGFAYSSTVTAILYGLPLVSKMLGKKHPYKIIEAKLAQDFQKRSKATEFTACNVVLEDGEYYVNFKDKKVGSSAILINLLNESALMITGEEDGDLEEGTFVNVILLDSF
- a CDS encoding molybdenum cofactor biosynthesis protein MoaE; this translates as MLELYDGSLDVPAILERWYKEEEKSNYGAYIPFIGTIRDEDNIDGLSFDVYEPILESWYEAWVQKAKAKGAIIKMAHSRGDVMLHESSYIAAVFSPKRRVALEFIDEFVEDFKASAPIWKYDLKDGKRIYAKDRSTAIKGSGLLS
- a CDS encoding MoaD/ThiS family protein; this translates as MVRIEFLGPIQKEPLELDIKNLKELATILQDDQELSEWLKTSAVAVNDTLVSSLDIELKDGDKVSLLPPVCGG
- a CDS encoding MqnA/MqnD/SBP family protein; the encoded protein is MVFGKIEYLNLLPFHVFMKRFTKSSQQQMSMRYYSGVPQVINKKFLARRVDAAFISSIRARKYKTVNLGIIARKEVQSVIAIPSKTNTKDKASATSNILVDILGVEGEVLIGDRALRYYLSGGDHIDLAKLWNQKYNLPFVFARLSYHKDKKTYKSIEKNFGVKPIKIPSYILSRASERTGIKEKDILEYLKCISYKLDKKAELGLKAFYSKVDKLKN
- a CDS encoding PAS domain S-box protein, which codes for MRLVKIENIVFVICILFLSVVMYTEYTIKRDMYKDEKIYDLKLQYKDKILFNDKIIDALLDELFEDKVMKQILAESNAGKNKQKNREKLYLSYKKKFEDFKKRGIGQFQFHLANGDSFIRFHKPEKYGDSLLFRNSIRKVIKTHEKEIGFEIGRYFEGFRYIYPIFLEGKYIGSVEASIETSEMLKQMKNMLDSNYNVVLKSTELAKSVLKKKINSNYHKFCGHDDYLMANPTHIDNIDLKSILKGVDRKLKTSIDKKDAFAEFAKDKGHILHTIVFIPIVDVNEKNVGYFFSIREDNTIQKIELLQIFKFIISLILFSIILYFYKQSKAKTKTIEQLNKAIDLTTLVSKTDLKGRITYVNDAFEKLSGYTKDELMGKPHSIVREPSMPKSAFKDMWTTIQNKKMWQGTITNRKKDGSTYTVSANIMPILNVNGKIKEYIAIRHDITELEKYKEILKEQLDDRSKSLEENINYTKQYEEAINGSTAVLKTDTNNIIEYANEQFCKLSGYRKDELIGRNCRELRHENHIRMGDCDKLIERLKNKEVVSIVFTNVAKDKSLYFLDTLVYPIINLDGKVTEHLHLMHDISEIINLHQELEDTQKEIIYKMGEIGETRSKETGNHVKRVAEYSQLLASLYGLSEKDSEVLRLASPMHDIGKVGIPDSVLKKPGKLDAEEWEIMQTHAELGYEMLKHSTRPILQAASIVAGQHHEKFDGSGYPNGLKADDIHIYGRITAIADVFDALGSNRVYKQAWELDKILNLFEEEKGKHFDPKLVEIFFENLDSFLEIRDKFKD